Part of the Lucilia cuprina isolate Lc7/37 chromosome 5, ASM2204524v1, whole genome shotgun sequence genome is shown below.
ATGTGGATCTCGTAGTGAGGTAAGTGGAGACATTTTTAcactatattttattaatttcttattaataataacaatataaaaatcgaaaaataaactGCAAACAAACCGACCAGCAAACAAAAACTTGCGGTGACAAACACTATCAGCAACGGCGGTGGTTTCAAATCGGTTATAAGCGGCTATGTTTTCTGCTGTGTTTTTATCGTTTTTAATAAAAGCCAATttcaatgttaatttaaaacatctttttattaatttaaaaatattaatcaatttaaattgagattttctatttaaaattttttcttgaaattttgaaatgtccaaaacaaattaattttttcaaagaatttttatttgaaatttggcatgtaaaaatgttttgtagtCAGAAATGTATCGAGcttttgaacaattttaaattttctttattttatttacttatttaagtaattttaatcaaaaacaaccactttagtgggtagagtattggatttgtgctgatgtttataacgcacaataatattggtcatatatccaccttaaagtatactaataggcttataattattttttgagtcgatttagctatgtccgtccgtccgtctgtccgtccatgtaaacgttgtaatcaaactacaggtcgcaattttgaagataattcaatgaaatttggtacatgatcttctattcatcccagggacgaagccttttgaaaatggttacgatcggtccattatttcacctagcacccatacaactgaacccttgaatagagcttgtaaaacttgtaatcaaactactggtcgcaattttaaagataattcaatgaaatttgacacatgatcttctattcttcccagggacgaagcctatcgaaaatggttaacatcggtccattatctcACCAAGCCCCCATaaaactgaacccccgaatagggcttgtaaaccttgtagtGTCTGTTACCGGAGacaaagcctgttgaaaatggttaacatcggtccattatttcacctagccccaatacaactgaaccggaataatagggcttttaagttcataattatgtttaatatactcgtaacTCAACAAAGAGCTGCAAAACTAAGttatatactagccttgatgaccctcatgaattttttaattatagagTCTCATTTGATCATAGCCCCTACTCAAAGCCCCCTTCATTCGactaaatgtccacaattttattcaacaataaaatgcttaagtatatctgaggcaaggtacaactcaacttaaatgatttataatacaAACTAAACCAAATTCGGTAACCTCaaatctcctaaactagaaaaattacaaaaacagtTAAAgattatcgtcgttcatttaaaaaaaaacggaCAGGTGTCcggtaattttttcaaattcggcccctttagggaataaacgggtaaaaaatgtaatttggtACTtcttttgcaccccatgtatcttttaaaccagagaacattaaaaaaatatttttgaatcctTCATAAGACGACgaacgtttatttatttttggtacttttttatgaaacattgtttttggtttatttacttatacatataaatacataataacgggctcccaatACGATGTTGCAACTTTTTAGaacagaatttttatttcgttaatggggagaaaaaaagtaccaaaaggggtaaaaacgggaaattttattttattcaacaaacacaaaatatgCTAATGGGGTGTATTTCGAAACACCGGTACcatgtgatattttttggtactttttcattctccaactggtactttttgagttttctatgatattgaaatcgaaacatgaaacaTTGTATATCTGGAAAACCATTGTAGTTAGAATGATCAAAATCGTTaagtttcttatttatattgctttagGGTAGCACAGCacagcacactgggtatagctagtaaataaacaattttatttgttttgttttatgttattgataattttcttaatgtaCAATTTTTTAGAAACAGATTTTTTGCAAGATGTTTTATATGGAGAATGTAGTTAAATATCAGCTGATCCTCGTAAAACTTGGagaaaggatttgtttttaatttttaagaattttttatacatcCCTGCATAATTTCTCACACAACTTTTGAGGattccgtttttatttaaaatcgttgaaaatttaaaaactaaacgttGTTGAAACTAAGCCGGCTTACAGTCGAAtttaagccgccgccgacaTATTTAGTATCAGTCGACGccgccgttaatatttgtcggcgcagggctCTGGCCATaagccaaaacaaaaaaaaaactacttttcatTAAATTCGCGCAAAACAGTGATCaattaaatagattttgataaagcttataataaattaattcgaatatacaaattatatgtaATACTTTTCCTGAAATGACAGATAATGTAATAACAAGGATTTAATACAAATACTGtcattaaaactattaaaaatcatttatttgtgTTCAACTTTTTCAAGGCGTCATTTACAATGTTTATGGAAATAAATAGTCAACGCATTCCTTTGGATATTGGACAATTGTATCTGCTGGGCAAGCAAAACGAAGAGAGcattaataaatcaaataacTTTATTCAATTAGAGTCTGAAgtaagtaaaaagaaaaattgttttatttgagattattattattttttgttttgttttaggaAGATATTGAGCACAAGCATTGCGTCATAGAAGTAGGCCATGGAGAAGATGTATATGTTTTCGATTTATTTAGCTCTAAGGGCACTTTAGTGAATAACACACTTTTAAAGGGTCTGGAAAAGTTGCGTTTAAAAAATGGTGATATTTTGAAAGTTGGTAAACAGGAGATCAAATTTTATCATGATCAACAGGAAGTGGTAAGTTAATAGAGCTACAGAAGTTTCTTTAAAGttctattttatgttttttacagTCTCACGATAGCAGTGGTTTCCTAGAAGTCAATAAAAATACCTCCGATATTATACCCTCGAGTCCGGATTCTACTTCGCAACATGAAAGTCGCATTAAACGTGCAAACTATAACAATTTCTTAGTGCCAGCGTTACCCACTAAAAAATCCGTGACTCCCAATAATAGTTTAGTTATACCAGAAACAGAGGCAGCCAATGCCAATAGAAACTCTCTAAACATTTCAACAAATAGTCGACGTAGTGATAGCTTTACTATACCCGAAACCCAATATTGCAGAGCACGTAATTCCTTAAATGCCTCCGATATTTCGATAGCCGAAAGTAATCCAAATGTCagtggaaataaaataaaattcaactttGGCAATTTAGATGActttgataatgatgatgatgatttttgtATACCAGAAACACAGGAAGTTTTGCCAGCTGGAGGAGGTATATCCAGCAGTCAAAGGCCACGTTTATTATCTGAGGTCAAAGAAAAAAGCATATTGTTGGAAGAATCAACCAAAGAAGAAGCTGGAGAAAGTACAAATGAGATAGATGGCAGTCAATTTAGAATTTGTACCCAGGATTACAATGAAGGTTTTGGTGAAGAGGCGGATCAGGGTTTACATTCTCAAATTATACCTATAATAAAACACCATACAGTCATTTTGAATACTACAGCAAAATCTTGCaacgaaaatgtaaaaaatcaatCGAATCTTGAGGAAGATAAAGAAATATCCTCCGTTAAATGGTCTAACTCAAGAATTGATCAAGAAACAACGGCCTTAAGAGCTGACTGCTCCACTCCGGATATAGTTGATTTTGAGAATTTGCAACCAGATGCCGCAAAAGCTAAAGAACCAGACAATATAACAAAGTCGAATTTAGAAGAAATGCTAAACATGCCGGTTGAAGATGAAGAAGATCTATTGCCAACACAAGCTTTTATACCTTTAGGTACGAAACATATGGGAAATAAAGGATCTAATGTTGAGGATAAACCTTGCttggaaaatgaaaaagaagaagTTTTAACTTTAAGTGATAAAGAGAATAGATGTCCTGTCACTTTGGAGCCCATAACAGATGTACCTCCCACACAACTGTTTGAAAGTAAGTTATACTATTTCGTTTGATATatgtaaatagatagatagatagatagatagatagatagatagatagatagatagatagatagatagatagatagatagaaagatagatagatatagatagatagatagatagatagatagatagatagatagatagatagatagatagatagatagatagatagatagatagatagatagatagatagatagatagatagatagatagatagatagatagatagatagatagatagatagatagatagatagatcgatttGACATTATTCTTCtccattattaaattaattcatctataacatttattaacattaatttctttaaagtaCCATCTTCATCCCGTTCAAATACATCTAGCACTTCTCGCAACAGTTTAACAACAACTGcaaatgacaacaaaaacaaatctaaatCTATACTTGATATAGATGCCGATGAAGAAGATGATCTTTTAACTCAAGCCTTTCTACAACCGACTAATGCTCCCTCTACTTCTAATGCAGCAGCCCATAAAATTATACCCATTAAATGTTTTAACTCGACGGTTTTAGAAGACaaactaaatgttaaaaatccTGCTACATTCTTTGCCGAAATGGAGAAAACTCCTTTAAAGCCAAAATCTCCACCAGTGTCCTATTTCAAAGTACccgttttaaagaaaacttcttcAGCCACCAGTACTACCTCAGAGACAGATTTAGATTTACTTATGTGCACACCTCAACTAATTAAGGAACATTTACATGTAGATCAAACAGAAGATTTACGGAAAAATATTTTAGCGGTCcgaaataaacatttgtttggCGATGATACTGATGAAGAAGAAAAGGAAGAAGATGATGATCAAAGTGATTtggttaaattaataaatataccCAAAGATTCTTTAGATTTTGATAAATTACTTCCTCATTTGAAAAATCAAACAGAGGCtggtaaattaaataaagaaaaacaggCCGCTAAAGAAGctcaaaaagtttataaatttaatatctcTTTTGGCAAAGAACAAGATAAAAACCAAGCAAAAGCTGCACAGTCTAAGTCCTCACAAGTAAGTCGCGATGAAAGACATGCAGCACGAGATAAAGAAAGAGAAATAAACGAACGTAAGGGTAGATCTAAAACAAAAGATAGCAATAGAAATCATAGTAAGGATCAGAGTAAAGAAAAGTCTCAAgaaaggaaaacaaaacaaaaggagacaaaaaccaaaaaagcaCCGCCTTCAACTAAGGAAGACCAGCAGGCTAAACAAGATCAAGTAGAACAAAAGTCTTCTACTAAACAAGAAGAGGATGAACACAAGTCAAACACTAAACAAGAGCATGATGAACAGAAAACTTCAACTAAACCAGAAAAAACTACTAGACAACGTAAAAGAAAGGCATCTTCTGATATCACAGAGTCATCAAAGGAAATGAAAAAGGACGAACCAGCAAAAGAAATGCCTGCTAGACGCATGACTCGTGCCAAATCGAGGCATGAGGAAAAACCCTCTACTAGCAAGGATGCTGTTGTAAGCAAAGCTACCAAACGTAAACCTGAGACAGTGGATGATTTGGATAGTATTTCCACACAACCCTgtaagtttaagaaaataaatcaaagacAATCTTCATATAACCATCCTAACTATTCTTTTTAAATGACTCAAAAATATCCTTTATACATTACAAATTACTTGCAAAAACAACTATTcatcaaacaaaatttgtttcccTAAACAACTAAATATATTACATACAATACAAGAAATCATCAGCTAGCCCAATTAAGCAacagttttaaacattttaacaaccATTTTATTCCCATCCAAATACTTTTATTCACAAatgaatgttattttaaatgttctGTTCTTTGTTTTAACGATTtctttgttttgctttaaataaaactaaacagaTAAAGAAGACGATATGGACAGTATTGCTACTCAACCATGTAAGTTTTACCAATGACTTCCACAAAACACTTTAAAACACCGACACattttcttcttattatttCACCAAACACATCTAtacttacataaaaatatttataaaaacacatttgcacattttattcacAAAATCCATTTTactcaaatttgttttttaattttttaacatttttgattttaattttaccattttttgaataatattttagatgaaGATGATTTGAATATAGAATTAACCACATCGAGTAAGTTTTAGCTTGACATCagtctgaattttttttttaaattttatgtttgattttatgtatatagtttcactgtaaattttctctttttaaacttttaatgaaatgagttttgtatagaaaagttataactAGACACATTACTTCTATGGAAGTAATTATGTACTCgttttgttttcagttttctaGATATCATGACATCTCGATCAGTTTTATGTACGATAGTGATCACTCGATCAGATTTCTATGGAATAGTGATCAGTCGATCAGTTCTTTTTAGAATAGTGATCACTCGAtctgttttctatataatagtTATCACTTGATCTGTTTTTTTATGGAATAGTGATCattcgatcagttttctatagtatagtgatcactcgatcagttttctatgaaatagCGATCACTCgatctgttttctatagaatcaTGATATCTCGTTCGGTTTTATGTAGAATAATGATCACTCGATCTGTTTTTTTATGGAATAGTGATCattcgatcagttttctatattaTAGTTATCACTCGTTCTGTTTTCTATGGAATGGTGATCACTCGATCTGTTTTCTAAAGAATCATGATATTTCGACTTATATTTAGATTTATGTAGAATAGTGATCACTCGAtctgttttctatataatagcgatcactttttatagaatattgatCAGTCGACCAGTTTTCTATGGAGTTGTGATCACtcgatcagttttttatataatagtgatcacttgacaagttttctatagaatattgatCAGTCGACCAGTATTTTGTGGAGTAGTGATCactcgatcagttttctacagaaTAGTGATCactcgatcagttttctatataacagtgatttctcgatcagttttctatagaatagtaatcactcgatcagttttttatataatagttatcacatgatcagttttctatagaatagtgattactcgatcagttttctatagaattgttATCacttgatcagttttctatagaatagtgatCACttgattagttttctatagaatattgatcacttgatcagttttctatagaatagtcatcacttgatcagttttctatagaatagtgatcacttgatcagttttctatataacaatGATTACTCGatctgttttttatataatagttatcacttgatcagttttctatagaaaagtgattactctatcaattttctatagaatactgaTCACTAgatctgttttctatagaatagtgatCACTGGATCTGTTTTCTATGGAATGGTGATCACTCGATCCGTTTTCTATATAATCATGATTTCTCGATTAGTTTTTTGTAGAATAGTGATCACTcaatcagttttctatataatagtGATCActtattaagttttctatagaatattgatCACTCGACCAGTTTTCTATGGAATAGTGATCactcgatcagttttctatagaatagtgatcactcgatcagttttctatgaaatagTTATTACTCgaacagttttctatgaaatagTGATCACTcgatcatttttctatagactagtgaTCAGTTgataataaagtaataaatctATAGTAAAGTGGTAAGatcaataagttttctataaaaatgttatcaaAAGACTATGATCACTCAATAAATGTTCTGTACAAAAGTCGTCgattagttttattaaagaatacTGATCACTCGaacagttttgtataaaatattgttaagacgtagaatttttttatataatactgATGATTCGATCAATTTTCTTAAGTTTACTGATCAAGCGATCCTGTTTTTGTCATCAAATAATCAGTTTTTGATAACAGTGTGATCTCTTGATCAGTAAATGCTCgatttcaataaaatacttataactcgatcactttaaaaaaatacagatcatttaatccattttttatgaaatacttattgatcaataaattttctatagaattgcgAATTGTGATCAGTTAAACTAATAACTTACTTAAACTGTGATCGAACGATTAGGTTTCTTTCAAAAGTGCTTGTTCGATCT
Proteins encoded:
- the LOC111684751 gene encoding myb-like protein X isoform X2 translates to MTDNASFTMFMEINSQRIPLDIGQLYLLGKQNEESINKSNNFIQLESEEDIEHKHCVIEVGHGEDVYVFDLFSSKGTLVNNTLLKGLEKLRLKNGDILKVGKQEIKFYHDQQEVSHDSSGFLEVNKNTSDIIPSSPDSTSQHESRIKRANYNNFLVPALPTKKSVTPNNSLVIPETEAANANRNSLNISTNSRRSDSFTIPETQYCRARNSLNASDISIAESNPNVSGNKIKFNFGNLDDFDNDDDDFCIPETQEVLPAGGGISSSQRPRLLSEVKEKSILLEESTKEEAGESTNEIDGSQFRICTQDYNEGFGEEADQGLHSQIIPIIKHHTVILNTTAKSCNENVKNQSNLEEDKEISSVKWSNSRIDQETTALRADCSTPDIVDFENLQPDAAKAKEPDNITKSNLEEMLNMPVEDEEDLLPTQAFIPLGTKHMGNKGSNVEDKPCLENEKEEVLTLSDKENRCPVTLEPITDVPPTQLFEIPSSSRSNTSSTSRNSLTTTANDNKNKSKSILDIDADEEDDLLTQAFLQPTNAPSTSNAAAHKIIPIKCFNSTVLEDKLNVKNPATFFAEMEKTPLKPKSPPVSYFKVPVLKKTSSATSTTSETDLDLLMCTPQLIKEHLHVDQTEDLRKNILAVRNKHLFGDDTDEEEKEEDDDQSDLVKLINIPKDSLDFDKLLPHLKNQTEAGKLNKEKQAAKEAQKVYKFNISFGKEQDKNQAKAAQSKSSQVSRDERHAARDKEREINERKGRSKTKDSNRNHSKDQSKEKSQERKTKQKETKTKKAPPSTKEDQQAKQDQVEQKSSTKQEEDEHKSNTKQEHDEQKTSTKPEKTTRQRKRKASSDITESSKEMKKDEPAKEMPARRMTRAKSRHEEKPSTSKDAVVSKATKRKPETVDDLDSISTQPYKEDDMDSIATQPFVRLTRCRSTSKQSESQDSITSNNALRKTTQHNKSKNNDSSLSHNTSANGSITKMTSSERKRKAEATPSVVAQKIERKRLRSTHSQESSTNKTNSTSSTTTTTTLISMTMVDPELFQDLIRHNKGFWNVAKYPADSEILVMDKAFRTFKFLLAMARGIPIVTSKYLKKLNESKSPKSIKINDYLFTDEEFEKKHKFSLVKSLQMAKKHKLFQGYEFVMTNNILPNPLEIKAIIEASGGYVHEKNPPAAQDNQQIYLVSAKEDKKDWHKYRRINKNIIIVSTEAVMASIMRQSCERLNCYTLS
- the LOC111684751 gene encoding myb-like protein X isoform X3 — translated: MTDNASFTMFMEINSQRIPLDIGQLYLLGKQNEESINKSNNFIQLESEEDIEHKHCVIEVGHGEDVYVFDLFSSKGTLVNNTLLKGLEKLRLKNGDILKVGKQEIKFYHDQQEVSHDSSGFLEVNKNTSDIIPSSPDSTSQHESRIKRANYNNFLVPALPTKKSVTPNNSLVIPETEAANANRNSLNISTNSRRSDSFTIPETQYCRARNSLNASDISIAESNPNVSGNKIKFNFGNLDDFDNDDDDFCIPETQEVLPAGGGISSSQRPRLLSEVKEKSILLEESTKEEAGESTNEIDGSQFRICTQDYNEGFGEEADQGLHSQIIPIIKHHTVILNTTAKSCNENVKNQSNLEEDKEISSVKWSNSRIDQETTALRADCSTPDIVDFENLQPDAAKAKEPDNITKSNLEEMLNMPVEDEEDLLPTQAFIPLGTKHMGNKGSNVEDKPCLENEKEEVLTLSDKENRCPVTLEPITDVPPTQLFEIPSSSRSNTSSTSRNSLTTTANDNKNKSKSILDIDADEEDDLLTQAFLQPTNAPSTSNAAAHKIIPIKCFNSTVLEDKLNVKNPATFFAEMEKTPLKPKSPPVSYFKVPVLKKTSSATSTTSETDLDLLMCTPQLIKEHLHVDQTEDLRKNILAVRNKHLFGDDTDEEEKEEDDDQSDLVKLINIPKDSLDFDKLLPHLKNQTEAGKLNKEKQAAKEAQKVYKFNISFGKEQDKNQAKAAQSKSSQVSRDERHAARDKEREINERKGRSKTKDSNRNHSKDQSKEKSQERKTKQKETKTKKAPPSTKEDQQAKQDQVEQKSSTKQEEDEHKSNTKQEHDEQKTSTKPEKTTRQRKRKASSDITESSKEMKKDEPAKEMPARRMTRAKSRHEEKPSTSKDAVVSKATKRKPETVDDLDSISTQPFVRLTRCRSTSKQSESQDSITSNNALRKTTQHNKSKNNDSSLSHNTSANGSITKMTSSERKRKAEATPSVVAQKIERKRLRSTHSQESSTNKTNSTSSTTTTTTLISMTMVDPELFQDLIRHNKGFWNVAKYPADSEILVMDKAFRTFKFLLAMARGIPIVTSKYLKKLNESKSPKSIKINDYLFTDEEFEKKHKFSLVKSLQMAKKHKLFQGYEFVMTNNILPNPLEIKAIIEASGGYVHEKNPPAAQDNQQIYLVSAKEDKKDWHKYRRINKNIIIVSTEAVMASIMRQSCERLNCYTLS
- the LOC111684751 gene encoding myb-like protein X isoform X1 — its product is MTDNASFTMFMEINSQRIPLDIGQLYLLGKQNEESINKSNNFIQLESEEDIEHKHCVIEVGHGEDVYVFDLFSSKGTLVNNTLLKGLEKLRLKNGDILKVGKQEIKFYHDQQEVSHDSSGFLEVNKNTSDIIPSSPDSTSQHESRIKRANYNNFLVPALPTKKSVTPNNSLVIPETEAANANRNSLNISTNSRRSDSFTIPETQYCRARNSLNASDISIAESNPNVSGNKIKFNFGNLDDFDNDDDDFCIPETQEVLPAGGGISSSQRPRLLSEVKEKSILLEESTKEEAGESTNEIDGSQFRICTQDYNEGFGEEADQGLHSQIIPIIKHHTVILNTTAKSCNENVKNQSNLEEDKEISSVKWSNSRIDQETTALRADCSTPDIVDFENLQPDAAKAKEPDNITKSNLEEMLNMPVEDEEDLLPTQAFIPLGTKHMGNKGSNVEDKPCLENEKEEVLTLSDKENRCPVTLEPITDVPPTQLFEIPSSSRSNTSSTSRNSLTTTANDNKNKSKSILDIDADEEDDLLTQAFLQPTNAPSTSNAAAHKIIPIKCFNSTVLEDKLNVKNPATFFAEMEKTPLKPKSPPVSYFKVPVLKKTSSATSTTSETDLDLLMCTPQLIKEHLHVDQTEDLRKNILAVRNKHLFGDDTDEEEKEEDDDQSDLVKLINIPKDSLDFDKLLPHLKNQTEAGKLNKEKQAAKEAQKVYKFNISFGKEQDKNQAKAAQSKSSQVSRDERHAARDKEREINERKGRSKTKDSNRNHSKDQSKEKSQERKTKQKETKTKKAPPSTKEDQQAKQDQVEQKSSTKQEEDEHKSNTKQEHDEQKTSTKPEKTTRQRKRKASSDITESSKEMKKDEPAKEMPARRMTRAKSRHEEKPSTSKDAVVSKATKRKPETVDDLDSISTQPYKEDDMDSIATQPYEDDLNIELTTSIVRLTRCRSTSKQSESQDSITSNNALRKTTQHNKSKNNDSSLSHNTSANGSITKMTSSERKRKAEATPSVVAQKIERKRLRSTHSQESSTNKTNSTSSTTTTTTLISMTMVDPELFQDLIRHNKGFWNVAKYPADSEILVMDKAFRTFKFLLAMARGIPIVTSKYLKKLNESKSPKSIKINDYLFTDEEFEKKHKFSLVKSLQMAKKHKLFQGYEFVMTNNILPNPLEIKAIIEASGGYVHEKNPPAAQDNQQIYLVSAKEDKKDWHKYRRINKNIIIVSTEAVMASIMRQSCERLNCYTLS